Proteins from a single region of Abyssalbus ytuae:
- a CDS encoding gluconate 2-dehydrogenase subunit 3 family protein, translated as MDRRSALKNISLATGYAVAAPGIMSILTSCKTEVATWKPTYLSVTEGHIIKHLVDIIIPKSKLPGGLEVNIPEFIDVMFRDVESESNQEAFKLSCEVFADKFESVYKKEALKGSKKEFHEILDKYFKISEDEKQKVFNDLSKNISEIPGQDLNKYHIYSFLTTVRRYALFGYFTSEKVGEEVLAYDPIPGEYIPCGSLNDLSGGKVWSL; from the coding sequence ATGGATAGAAGATCAGCATTAAAAAATATATCTCTTGCAACCGGATATGCTGTGGCAGCTCCGGGAATAATGAGTATTCTTACCTCCTGCAAAACTGAAGTGGCAACCTGGAAACCTACTTACCTGTCGGTCACAGAAGGGCATATCATTAAACATCTTGTAGATATAATTATACCCAAAAGTAAATTACCCGGAGGTCTTGAGGTTAATATACCTGAGTTCATTGATGTTATGTTTCGGGATGTTGAAAGTGAAAGTAACCAGGAGGCATTTAAGCTATCCTGTGAAGTTTTTGCAGATAAATTTGAGTCTGTATACAAAAAAGAAGCCCTAAAGGGGAGCAAGAAAGAATTTCATGAAATTCTGGATAAATATTTTAAAATTTCAGAAGATGAAAAACAAAAGGTTTTTAATGACTTGAGCAAAAATATATCTGAAATACCGGGACAGGATCTTAACAAATATCATATTTATTCCTTTTTAACTACAGTAAGAAGGTATGCCTTGTTCGGTTATTTTACTTCGGAAAAAGTAGGGGAAGAAGTGTTGGCATATGACCCAATTCCCGGAGAGTACATTCCATGTGGTTCACTAAATGATCTTAGTGGAGGGAAAGTATGGTCATTATAA
- a CDS encoding GMC oxidoreductase, with the protein MTEYYYGKPLERYDAIVIGTGITGGWAAKELCENGLKTLVLERGRMIKHIEDYPTMHKDPWDFEHRGEATREDREKQEKQARTGYTTGEASKHWFVNDIQHPYNEEKRFDWIRGYHVGGKSLMWARMSFRWSDLDFEANKKDGYGVDWPIRYKDLESWYDKVEKYMGIAGKKEGLSHLPDGIFEPPFEFNCVEEEFRKGVAANYKDRRVINTRAAHINSNKEFEGRSRCQYRNRCIRGCPFGAYFSSNSSTLPAAERTGNMVLRPHSIVHEIIYDEISGKATGVKVIDANSKENFEFYSDIIFCCAGAVPTTSILLKSKSKRFPNGLGNDSGELGHNLMDHHFKVGAQATWEGHEDDYYKGRKPAGFYVPRFQNLDENSEKKDFIRGYSMQGGAGRSNWRRAVGELNYGEDLVEDLTKPGQWGIGINCFGECLPYHENRMYLDYDKLDDWGLPTVTFDCEYKQNEEKMREDALKEAVLMLKTAGFKNVKGYKNPCYPGNGIHEMGTARMGYDPGTSVVNKYNEIHTVPNVYVTDGACMTSSACQNPSLTYMALTARAANYAAKKLLNSRKV; encoded by the coding sequence ATGACTGAATATTATTATGGTAAACCTCTAGAAAGGTACGATGCCATTGTAATTGGTACCGGAATAACAGGAGGATGGGCAGCAAAAGAGTTATGTGAAAACGGACTTAAAACTTTAGTGCTGGAAAGAGGGAGAATGATAAAACACATAGAAGACTACCCCACCATGCATAAAGACCCGTGGGATTTTGAACACAGGGGAGAAGCTACCCGGGAAGACAGGGAAAAACAGGAAAAACAGGCCCGGACAGGCTATACTACAGGAGAGGCCAGTAAACACTGGTTTGTGAATGACATTCAACATCCTTATAACGAAGAAAAACGGTTTGACTGGATTCGGGGTTATCATGTGGGAGGAAAATCTTTAATGTGGGCCCGTATGTCTTTTAGGTGGAGCGATCTTGATTTTGAAGCTAATAAAAAAGACGGATACGGGGTAGATTGGCCTATACGTTATAAAGACTTAGAATCCTGGTACGACAAAGTAGAAAAATATATGGGAATTGCAGGTAAAAAAGAAGGGTTATCACATTTACCTGACGGAATTTTTGAGCCTCCCTTTGAATTTAATTGTGTAGAAGAAGAATTCAGAAAAGGAGTAGCTGCAAATTATAAAGACAGGAGGGTAATAAATACACGGGCAGCCCATATAAACAGCAACAAAGAATTTGAGGGCAGAAGTAGATGCCAGTATCGTAACAGATGTATAAGAGGTTGTCCGTTCGGGGCTTATTTCAGTAGTAATTCATCTACTCTCCCGGCAGCTGAAAGAACCGGAAATATGGTTTTAAGGCCTCACTCAATAGTACACGAAATTATTTATGATGAAATTTCAGGTAAAGCAACCGGAGTGAAAGTTATTGATGCCAATAGTAAAGAAAATTTTGAATTTTATTCGGATATTATATTTTGTTGTGCAGGTGCGGTACCAACCACAAGTATATTATTGAAATCAAAATCTAAACGTTTTCCGAACGGATTAGGGAATGATTCCGGCGAACTGGGGCATAATTTAATGGATCATCATTTTAAAGTGGGAGCCCAGGCAACCTGGGAAGGTCATGAAGATGATTATTATAAAGGTCGTAAACCTGCTGGTTTTTATGTCCCCAGATTTCAGAATCTTGATGAGAACAGTGAGAAAAAAGATTTTATTAGAGGATACAGCATGCAGGGTGGTGCCGGCCGGAGTAATTGGAGAAGGGCTGTAGGCGAATTAAATTATGGTGAAGACCTGGTAGAGGATTTAACCAAGCCAGGGCAGTGGGGAATAGGGATTAACTGTTTTGGAGAATGTTTGCCTTATCATGAAAACAGAATGTATCTTGATTACGATAAATTAGATGATTGGGGTTTGCCCACTGTAACTTTTGATTGTGAATACAAACAGAATGAAGAAAAAATGCGTGAAGATGCTTTAAAAGAAGCAGTTTTAATGCTTAAAACGGCAGGATTTAAAAATGTAAAGGGATATAAGAACCCATGCTATCCTGGCAACGGCATTCATGAAATGGGAACCGCGCGAATGGGCTATGACCCCGGGACTTCTGTAGTAAACAAGTATAATGAAATTCATACCGTACCCAACGTATATGTAACCGATGGTGCATGTATGACTTCTTCAGCGTGTCAGAATCCATCGTTAACTTATATGGCTCTCACTGCACGGGCTGCTAATTATGCTGCAAAAAAATTGTTGAACAGTAGAAAAGTTTGA
- a CDS encoding gluconate 2-dehydrogenase subunit 3 family protein, producing the protein MNRRNAIKNLGFSLSAVVATPAVLSLLESCKTDVATWTPGFLTVDEGLVVSRIVDIIIPKTDTPSASEVNVPQFIDLWVKEVSSPDEQESIKKSLGLLIEKIKTTYNEDLNKVSDENYTALLNDAFKDEEKNTEDAEITEILGGIRWMTVMAYKNSEQVGENILAYDPIPGQYIPCGNVEELTGGKAWAL; encoded by the coding sequence ATGAATAGAAGAAACGCAATAAAGAATTTAGGATTTTCCTTAAGTGCTGTGGTGGCAACCCCTGCCGTTTTAAGTTTGTTGGAAAGTTGTAAAACTGATGTAGCAACATGGACCCCCGGGTTTCTAACTGTAGACGAAGGTCTTGTTGTGAGTAGAATTGTAGATATCATCATTCCAAAAACCGATACCCCTTCTGCATCCGAAGTAAATGTACCACAGTTTATTGACCTTTGGGTAAAAGAGGTGAGTAGTCCCGATGAACAGGAGTCTATTAAAAAATCGCTGGGATTACTTATTGAAAAAATAAAAACAACATACAATGAGGATTTAAACAAAGTTTCGGATGAAAATTATACTGCCCTTCTTAATGATGCCTTTAAGGATGAAGAGAAAAATACAGAGGATGCAGAAATAACCGAAATTTTAGGAGGTATACGATGGATGACGGTTATGGCCTATAAAAACAGTGAACAGGTAGGGGAAAATATATTGGCCTATGATCCGATACCCGGACAGTATATTCCTTGTGGAAATGTAGAAGAGTTAACCGGAGGAAAAGCCTGGGCATTATAA
- a CDS encoding GMC oxidoreductase, whose amino-acid sequence MNNFYYNKPPEKFDAIVVGTGISGGWAAKELCEKGLKTLVLERGRMVKHIEDYPTMHMDPWDFKHTGQPTQETIQKKPKQHRTGYVTNQDMEHWFVNDLENPYSEDRRFDWIRGYHVGGRSIMWGRHSYRLSDLDFEANAKEGIAVDWPVRYKEIAPWYDYVESFIGVSGENLGLKQLPDGKFLPHMPLNCVEDHFKKEVANKFNGRVVTAGRVAHLTGGEFEGRSHCQFRNRCSRGCPFGGYFSSNSSTLPAAEKTGNMTLRPNSIVYEIMYDKDSQKATGVKVLDSETNETMEFNAKIIFLCASTVGSTSIMLQTKSDRFPNGFGNDSGELGHNIMDHHFRVGASGKFDGFNDKYYKGRKPNGVYIPRFRNLGDEESKTEFLRGYGYQGGASRTNWSEAINELKFGPEFKKTLLEPGGWSMGMTAFGEILPTHDNKMYLNYDLKDKYGMPTVTFDADIGENEKKMRKDMQEQAIAMLEEAGFKEVHGYDASYGMGLGIHEMGTARMGKDPKTSVLNNFNQVHAAKNVFVTDGSFMTSSGCQNPSLTYMAFTARAADYAVKELKKKNL is encoded by the coding sequence ATGAACAACTTTTATTATAACAAACCACCGGAAAAATTTGATGCCATTGTAGTAGGAACAGGGATCTCAGGCGGATGGGCTGCCAAGGAATTGTGTGAAAAGGGTTTAAAGACCCTGGTCCTTGAACGGGGAAGAATGGTGAAACATATAGAAGATTATCCTACTATGCATATGGATCCGTGGGATTTTAAACATACAGGACAACCTACCCAGGAAACAATTCAAAAAAAGCCGAAACAGCACCGAACAGGTTATGTAACCAATCAGGATATGGAACATTGGTTCGTGAATGATTTGGAAAATCCTTATTCTGAAGACCGAAGGTTTGACTGGATAAGAGGATATCATGTAGGAGGGCGTTCTATAATGTGGGGGAGGCATAGTTACAGGTTAAGTGATTTGGATTTTGAAGCAAATGCTAAAGAAGGTATTGCTGTGGACTGGCCGGTTAGATATAAAGAAATCGCTCCCTGGTATGATTATGTTGAAAGTTTTATAGGAGTAAGTGGAGAAAATCTGGGTTTAAAGCAATTACCGGATGGTAAGTTTTTACCTCATATGCCATTAAATTGTGTAGAAGATCATTTTAAAAAGGAAGTAGCCAATAAATTTAATGGCCGGGTTGTAACGGCAGGACGGGTGGCACATTTAACAGGTGGCGAATTTGAAGGAAGAAGTCACTGTCAATTCAGGAACAGATGCTCCAGGGGTTGCCCTTTTGGAGGATATTTCAGTAGTAATTCATCTACTTTGCCTGCAGCAGAAAAAACAGGCAATATGACTTTAAGGCCCAACTCAATCGTATATGAAATAATGTATGATAAAGATTCCCAAAAAGCTACCGGGGTAAAAGTGCTGGATTCTGAAACAAATGAAACCATGGAGTTTAACGCCAAAATAATATTTCTGTGTGCTTCCACAGTAGGTTCTACTTCTATTATGTTGCAAACTAAATCTGACCGTTTTCCAAATGGTTTTGGAAATGACTCCGGAGAGTTGGGGCATAATATTATGGATCATCATTTTAGAGTGGGGGCATCAGGAAAGTTTGACGGTTTCAATGATAAATATTATAAAGGAAGAAAACCAAACGGTGTTTATATTCCCCGATTTAGAAATTTAGGTGATGAAGAATCTAAAACCGAATTTTTAAGAGGATACGGGTATCAGGGAGGGGCCAGCAGAACCAACTGGTCTGAGGCCATTAACGAACTTAAATTCGGACCTGAATTTAAGAAAACCCTGTTAGAACCGGGTGGATGGTCTATGGGTATGACAGCATTTGGTGAAATCTTACCAACCCATGATAATAAGATGTACTTAAATTACGATTTAAAAGATAAATATGGAATGCCAACCGTAACTTTTGATGCCGATATCGGGGAAAATGAAAAGAAAATGCGTAAAGATATGCAGGAACAGGCCATTGCTATGTTGGAAGAAGCCGGTTTTAAAGAGGTTCATGGTTATGATGCCAGTTATGGGATGGGACTTGGTATTCACGAAATGGGAACTGCCCGGATGGGAAAAGACCCTAAAACGTCTGTTTTAAATAATTTTAACCAGGTTCATGCTGCCAAAAATGTATTTGTTACCGATGGTTCATTTATGACCTCGTCAGGTTGTCAAAACCCGTCATTAACATATATGGCTTTTACTGCCCGGGCTGCAGATTATGCAGTGAAAGAACTTAAGAAAAAGAACCTTTAA
- a CDS encoding sugar phosphate isomerase/epimerase family protein, with protein MKRQSLFKTLFLSGIALLIFASCGNKQKKKEEPSPVSQESKDSIETTGPFFKLSLAQWSLHKAIREDKTLSNMDFAKKAKELGFQGIEYVSQLYPLEEGNEQASLDSIVTELKKRSEEYGLKNVLIMIDHEGDLAVNDKAERDKAIEKHKKWVNAAATLGCSSVRVNLFGGEAEKDPQIWHANAVDGLGRLTQYAATKNINVIVENHGGLSSDAEKLTAVIKEINLPNCGTLPDFGNFCVQREGGERWGTPCVKEYDKYKGVAEMLPYAKGVSAKSYDFDSLGNETTINYSKMIKIIKDAGYTGFIGVEYEGNKLREEEGIIATKKLLLKEAKDLN; from the coding sequence ATGAAAAGACAAAGTTTATTTAAGACACTATTCCTGTCAGGAATTGCTTTATTGATATTTGCATCCTGCGGAAATAAACAAAAGAAAAAAGAAGAACCCTCTCCCGTTTCACAAGAGAGTAAAGACTCTATCGAAACAACCGGTCCTTTTTTTAAGCTCTCCCTTGCCCAGTGGTCACTTCACAAAGCTATAAGAGAAGACAAAACATTGTCAAATATGGATTTTGCAAAAAAAGCAAAAGAGCTGGGATTCCAAGGTATAGAATATGTAAGCCAACTATATCCTCTGGAAGAAGGCAATGAACAAGCCAGCTTAGACAGCATTGTTACTGAACTTAAAAAAAGAAGTGAAGAGTATGGTTTAAAAAATGTATTGATTATGATTGACCATGAAGGAGATCTTGCAGTAAATGATAAAGCAGAAAGAGATAAAGCTATTGAAAAACATAAAAAATGGGTTAATGCTGCCGCTACCCTGGGTTGTAGTTCTGTCAGGGTAAACCTGTTTGGAGGTGAAGCCGAAAAAGACCCTCAAATATGGCATGCCAATGCTGTTGACGGCCTGGGGCGTTTAACTCAATATGCAGCCACTAAAAATATTAATGTAATTGTTGAAAATCACGGAGGATTATCATCAGATGCCGAAAAATTAACAGCCGTAATAAAAGAAATCAACCTGCCAAATTGCGGTACTTTACCGGATTTTGGCAATTTTTGTGTGCAAAGAGAAGGAGGTGAACGTTGGGGTACTCCTTGTGTAAAAGAATATGACAAGTACAAAGGCGTGGCCGAAATGTTACCTTATGCTAAAGGTGTAAGTGCAAAATCCTACGATTTTGACAGCCTTGGCAATGAAACAACTATTAATTATTCCAAAATGATAAAAATAATTAAAGATGCAGGTTATACCGGGTTTATAGGAGTTGAGTATGAAGGGAATAAGCTGAGGGAAGAAGAAGGAATAATAGCCACTAAAAAACTATTATTAAAGGAAGCAAAAGACTTAAACTAA